The Deinococcus wulumuqiensis R12 genome has a window encoding:
- a CDS encoding M16 family metallopeptidase: MRFSSPLFLTALLLLGVPAAAQVAPATTTTTPPTTTPAAARPALPAGVRFVTEVEGIREYRLNNGLKVLLFPDPSQTTFTLNTTYLVGSRHESYGETGMAHLLEHLVFKGTPTSGNLMEQLSKRGASFNGTTSDDRTNYFETLTNTDDNLEWAIRMEADRMVNSRISADDLKTEMTVVRNEFEAGENNPVGLLYKQVRSVAFDWHNYGNTAIGNRSDVENVPIKNLQAFYKTYYQPDNAVVTLAGNFDEAQALALMADSYGKVRRPWRTLPRQYTEENPQDGERSLTVRRVGDAQYLLAAYHVPSIRHPDSAALQVLDQMLSDEPGGRLYQALVQSGQATGAGAISQPGSDPGLAMYIAVLGKTDDAARAQATLLATLENAARTPFTEEEVARVRTRVLSAYEQALAKPEAVGVALSEAIAAGDWRLFFQQRDALEKVTPADVQRVAAQYLKPTNRTLGVFIPTEQPDRVAVPAAPSAAEMLKNFQGRAAQSAGETIAPEPDALEARVLRETVAGARVAMLPKKTRGERVELVLSLDFGNPETVRTGGDAAGFVGELLLRGSQTLTRQQLRDRLEAAKTQLSVSASASGADLTLSTDRTHLPEALALLRQVLREPVFPQADFDELKKAALDGLEAGRNDPQAVAGRALSRAFMPQGAERGDLAYVPTLDEGLEDVRAVTLAQVRDYYAKVWNGANAQLGVVGDFDPQTIRAALPTLLGGFESAVNYERVRLPLTTPAAQDLVLNVPDKANAVYVAQLNFPLRDDHPDAAALDVAMRMFGAGTDSRLFTRLRQKDGLSYTVGGNVSTSSEDEQGSFVSYAIFNPANTDKVSAGMREEHARALGEGFSAQEVAAAQSALLQELRLGRSDDAALAGALASQAYLGRTYAFSKEYEARVRAVTPQTAQAALRKYVDPAKLVTVRAGTFK, translated from the coding sequence ATGCGTTTTTCCTCTCCCCTGTTTCTGACGGCCCTGCTGCTGCTCGGCGTTCCTGCTGCGGCTCAGGTTGCCCCTGCCACGACGACCACCACGCCTCCTACGACCACGCCTGCTGCGGCCCGCCCTGCGCTCCCGGCAGGCGTCCGGTTCGTGACCGAGGTCGAAGGCATCCGCGAATACCGTCTGAACAACGGTCTGAAGGTGCTGCTGTTTCCCGACCCCTCGCAGACGACGTTTACCCTGAACACCACTTACCTCGTCGGCAGTCGGCACGAGAGCTACGGCGAAACCGGCATGGCGCACCTGCTCGAACACCTGGTGTTCAAGGGCACGCCGACCAGCGGCAACCTGATGGAGCAGCTCAGCAAGCGCGGCGCGAGCTTCAACGGCACCACGAGCGATGACCGCACCAACTATTTCGAGACGCTGACGAATACAGACGACAACCTCGAATGGGCGATTCGGATGGAAGCCGACCGCATGGTGAACTCGCGCATCAGCGCAGACGACCTGAAGACCGAGATGACGGTGGTGCGCAACGAGTTCGAGGCCGGTGAAAACAACCCCGTCGGGCTGCTGTACAAACAGGTGCGCTCGGTGGCCTTCGACTGGCACAACTACGGCAACACCGCCATCGGCAACCGCAGCGACGTGGAAAACGTGCCGATTAAAAACCTTCAGGCCTTCTACAAGACCTACTATCAGCCGGACAACGCGGTGGTCACACTGGCGGGCAACTTCGACGAGGCGCAGGCCCTGGCCCTGATGGCCGACAGCTACGGCAAGGTTCGCCGCCCCTGGCGCACGCTACCCCGGCAATACACCGAGGAAAACCCGCAGGACGGCGAACGCAGCCTGACCGTGCGCCGCGTGGGGGACGCGCAGTACCTGCTGGCGGCCTACCACGTTCCCAGCATCCGGCACCCCGATTCGGCGGCGCTGCAGGTGCTCGACCAGATGCTGAGCGACGAACCCGGCGGGCGGCTGTATCAGGCGCTGGTGCAAAGCGGGCAGGCGACGGGCGCAGGGGCCATCTCCCAGCCCGGCAGCGACCCCGGACTGGCGATGTACATCGCGGTGCTGGGCAAGACGGACGACGCGGCCAGGGCACAGGCCACCCTGCTCGCCACCCTGGAAAACGCCGCCAGGACGCCTTTCACCGAGGAAGAGGTCGCCCGCGTCCGCACCCGCGTGCTGAGTGCCTACGAGCAGGCGCTCGCCAAGCCCGAGGCGGTGGGCGTGGCCCTGTCCGAAGCGATTGCGGCGGGCGACTGGCGGCTGTTTTTCCAGCAACGCGACGCCCTGGAAAAGGTCACGCCCGCCGACGTGCAGCGGGTGGCCGCGCAGTACCTCAAGCCGACCAACCGCACGCTGGGAGTGTTTATCCCCACCGAGCAGCCCGACCGGGTGGCCGTGCCCGCTGCGCCGAGTGCCGCCGAAATGCTCAAGAACTTTCAGGGCCGCGCCGCGCAAAGTGCCGGGGAAACGATTGCGCCCGAACCCGACGCCCTCGAAGCCCGCGTGCTGCGCGAGACGGTGGCGGGGGCCAGGGTCGCCATGCTGCCCAAAAAGACGCGCGGCGAGCGGGTCGAACTGGTGCTGAGCCTCGATTTCGGCAATCCGGAGACGGTCCGGACCGGGGGCGACGCCGCCGGATTCGTGGGCGAACTGCTGCTGCGCGGCAGCCAGACGCTGACCCGTCAGCAACTGCGCGACCGCCTCGAAGCCGCCAAAACGCAGCTCAGCGTCAGCGCGAGTGCCAGCGGCGCCGACCTGACGCTGAGCACCGACCGCACGCACCTGCCCGAAGCCCTGGCGCTGCTGCGGCAGGTGCTGCGCGAACCCGTCTTTCCGCAGGCCGACTTCGACGAGCTGAAAAAGGCCGCGCTCGACGGGCTGGAAGCGGGCCGCAACGACCCGCAGGCGGTGGCCGGGCGGGCGCTCTCCCGCGCGTTTATGCCGCAGGGAGCAGAGCGCGGCGACCTCGCCTACGTGCCCACGCTGGACGAGGGCCTGGAAGATGTCCGCGCCGTCACGCTCGCGCAGGTGCGCGACTACTATGCGAAGGTCTGGAACGGGGCGAACGCGCAACTCGGCGTGGTGGGCGACTTCGACCCGCAGACCATCCGGGCGGCGCTGCCCACGCTGCTCGGCGGTTTCGAGAGCGCAGTCAATTACGAGCGCGTGCGGCTGCCGCTGACCACTCCGGCGGCGCAGGACCTCGTGCTGAACGTGCCCGACAAGGCCAACGCGGTGTATGTCGCCCAGCTCAACTTCCCGCTGCGCGACGACCACCCCGACGCCGCCGCGCTCGACGTCGCCATGCGGATGTTCGGGGCGGGCACCGACTCGCGCCTCTTTACCCGGCTGCGGCAAAAAGACGGCCTGAGCTATACCGTGGGCGGCAACGTGAGCACCAGCAGCGAGGACGAGCAGGGCAGCTTCGTCAGCTACGCCATCTTCAACCCGGCCAACACCGACAAGGTCAGCGCCGGAATGCGCGAAGAACACGCCCGCGCCCTGGGGGAAGGCTTCAGCGCGCAGGAAGTCGCGGCCGCGCAGTCGGCGCTGCTTCAGGAGTTGCGCCTGGGCCGCAGTGACGACGCGGCGCTGGCGGGCGCCCTCGCTTCGCAGGCGTACCTGGGCCGCACCTACGCCTTCAGCAAGGAGTACGAAGCGCGGGTCAGGGCCGTGACCCCGCAAACCGCGCAGGCCGCGCTGCGCAAATACGTGGACCCGGCCAAACTGGTGACCGTGCGGGCGGGCACGTTCAAATAA
- a CDS encoding glucose-6-phosphate dehydrogenase assembly protein OpcA → MLGPVPTTVRGAQGALDELWAQTQVETRAYTGNIVALTIRKHRQRVEEALAGLEGRYAGRQIIGVMDGGGDLKVEAALVAQPGGLYVERLTLDADPEQLQGAILPLLRPATVNHVWWGADSKPAGALLTELTELADQVIADSLTLDIPPARHYALADLGWSRSASWREALAQLFDAPDAARQLPHVRELTVRYSGVNDLPARLYAGFVASCLGWADLRGLTLRAGHCGRENGDLCGAELRGEGPDGQPVRFALDAEATLDVARAVAEWGGRTRHSEVNVPPMSLADGLAHLMARPERGEVFERAWRLAKETL, encoded by the coding sequence ATGCTAGGCCCCGTTCCCACCACCGTCCGGGGGGCGCAGGGGGCGCTCGACGAGCTGTGGGCGCAGACGCAGGTGGAGACGCGGGCCTACACCGGCAACATCGTGGCGCTGACCATCCGCAAGCACCGTCAGCGGGTCGAGGAGGCGCTGGCTGGGCTGGAAGGCCGCTACGCCGGGCGGCAGATTATCGGCGTGATGGACGGCGGGGGTGACCTGAAGGTCGAGGCGGCCCTGGTCGCGCAGCCCGGCGGCCTGTATGTCGAGCGCCTGACGCTGGACGCCGACCCCGAGCAGCTTCAGGGGGCGATTTTGCCGCTGCTACGTCCCGCCACCGTCAACCATGTCTGGTGGGGGGCCGACAGCAAGCCGGCGGGGGCGCTGCTGACCGAGCTGACCGAACTCGCCGACCAGGTCATCGCCGACAGCCTGACGCTGGACATTCCCCCGGCGCGGCACTACGCCCTGGCCGACCTGGGCTGGAGCCGCTCGGCCAGCTGGCGCGAGGCCCTGGCGCAACTGTTCGACGCCCCCGACGCCGCCCGGCAACTGCCGCACGTCCGTGAGCTGACGGTGCGCTACTCCGGCGTCAACGACCTCCCGGCGCGGCTGTACGCGGGCTTCGTCGCCTCCTGCCTGGGCTGGGCCGACCTGCGGGGCCTGACCCTGAGGGCGGGCCACTGCGGGCGCGAAAACGGCGACCTGTGCGGCGCAGAGCTGCGCGGAGAAGGCCCGGACGGTCAGCCCGTGCGCTTTGCCCTCGACGCCGAGGCGACGCTGGACGTGGCCCGCGCCGTGGCCGAGTGGGGGGGCCGCACGCGCCACTCCGAGGTCAACGTGCCGCCCATGAGTCTGGCCGATGGGCTGGCGCACCTGATGGCCCGCCCCGAACGCGGCGAGGTGTTCGAGCGGGCGTGGAGGTTGGCGAAAGAGACGCTGTAA
- the zwf gene encoding glucose-6-phosphate dehydrogenase: MTTRKTPKTPRKAAEPKAAKAAAPASKPRKSRQRVPKSTDAGADGQNPFRAAMRRTRAPEPATLVIFGVTGDLARRKLLPAVFGLWQDGLLGSAFNIVGVGRQEMTDEQFGDYALEALKTSKETDAPQPGSLEKFRELLYYEYGEFSEDEVYHKVQTELDRAESTHGGRKNALFYLSTPPSLFEPISNGLGRVGLQEEKDGWRRLVIEKPFGRDLASARELNDAIHRVWDESQVYRIDHYLGKETVQNLMAIRFGNAIFEPLWNRGYVDHVQITASEDLGLEGRAGYYEEAGVVRDMLQNHLMQLFSLTAMEAPSAFEADAIRDEKVKVLRAVKPIPAERVPEVAVRGQYGPGTMAGEKVPGYKQEPDVKRGSRTPTYVALKLEVDNWRWQGVPFFLRTGKRLPKKVTEIAVVFKRPPLGLFPGGLERNVLAFRIQPDEGVSLKFSSKSPGQEMVLREVVMDFRYDAFGAQLESPYSRLLLDAMLGDATLFPREDEVDHAWQIVSGILEAWEGEDAPAPKFPNYPAGTWGPDEADDLIGAGRRWRRL, encoded by the coding sequence ATGACCACCAGAAAGACCCCAAAGACCCCCCGCAAGGCGGCTGAACCGAAGGCGGCCAAAGCTGCGGCGCCCGCCTCCAAACCCAGGAAATCGCGCCAGCGCGTGCCCAAAAGCACCGACGCCGGGGCCGACGGGCAAAATCCCTTCCGCGCTGCCATGCGCCGCACCCGCGCCCCTGAACCCGCCACGCTGGTGATTTTCGGCGTGACCGGCGACCTCGCCCGGCGCAAGCTGCTGCCCGCCGTGTTCGGGCTGTGGCAAGACGGACTGCTCGGCAGCGCCTTCAACATCGTCGGGGTGGGCCGTCAGGAAATGACCGACGAACAGTTTGGGGACTACGCACTGGAGGCCCTGAAAACGAGCAAGGAAACCGACGCGCCGCAACCCGGCAGCCTCGAAAAGTTCCGCGAACTGCTCTACTACGAGTACGGCGAGTTCAGCGAAGACGAGGTGTACCACAAGGTCCAGACCGAACTCGACCGCGCCGAGAGTACCCACGGCGGACGCAAGAACGCGCTGTTCTACCTCTCCACGCCGCCCAGCCTCTTCGAACCCATCAGCAACGGCCTGGGGCGGGTGGGGCTACAAGAAGAGAAGGACGGCTGGCGCAGGCTCGTCATCGAAAAACCCTTCGGGCGTGACCTCGCCAGCGCCCGCGAACTCAACGACGCCATTCACCGCGTCTGGGACGAGTCGCAGGTCTACCGCATCGACCATTACCTCGGCAAGGAGACGGTGCAGAACCTGATGGCGATTCGCTTCGGCAACGCCATTTTCGAGCCGTTGTGGAACCGGGGCTACGTGGACCACGTGCAAATCACCGCGTCCGAGGATCTGGGCCTGGAAGGCCGCGCCGGGTACTACGAGGAAGCGGGCGTGGTGCGCGACATGCTGCAAAACCACCTGATGCAGCTGTTTTCCCTGACCGCGATGGAAGCGCCCTCGGCGTTCGAGGCCGACGCCATCCGTGACGAGAAGGTCAAGGTGCTGCGGGCGGTGAAGCCCATTCCGGCGGAGCGCGTGCCCGAAGTCGCCGTGCGCGGGCAGTACGGCCCCGGCACGATGGCCGGCGAGAAGGTGCCGGGCTACAAGCAGGAACCCGATGTCAAGCGCGGCAGCCGCACGCCCACCTACGTCGCGCTGAAGCTGGAAGTGGACAACTGGCGCTGGCAGGGCGTGCCGTTTTTCCTGCGCACCGGCAAGCGGCTGCCCAAGAAAGTCACCGAAATCGCGGTGGTGTTCAAGCGCCCGCCGCTGGGCCTGTTTCCGGGCGGGCTGGAGCGCAACGTGCTGGCCTTCCGCATTCAGCCCGACGAAGGCGTGAGCCTCAAGTTCTCCTCCAAGTCGCCGGGGCAGGAAATGGTGCTGCGCGAAGTGGTGATGGATTTCCGCTACGACGCCTTCGGCGCGCAACTCGAAAGCCCGTATTCCCGCCTGCTGCTCGACGCGATGCTGGGCGACGCCACCCTCTTTCCCCGCGAGGACGAGGTGGACCACGCCTGGCAAATCGTTTCGGGCATCCTCGAAGCCTGGGAAGGCGAGGACGCCCCCGCGCCCAAATTCCCCAACTATCCGGCGGGAACCTGGGGGCCAGACGAGGCCGACGACCTGATCGGGGCCGGGCGGCGCTGGAGGCGACTGTGA
- the gnd gene encoding phosphogluconate dehydrogenase (NAD(+)-dependent, decarboxylating) codes for MNIGMIGLGKMGGNMVLRLLQGGQQVVGYDRSEEALANIESHGATATRDMDAFIAALGEPGNRAVWVMVPAGEITQSVIDDLAGRLAPGDIIIDGGNSNFHDTQRRGEALAARGLHFVDVGTSGGVWGLKEGYAMMIGGPEEAVERLRPVFETLAPAKDRGWGRMGPSGSGHYVKMVHNGIEYGMMQAYAEGFELMQAHKDFNLDMAQIAELWRHGSVVRSWLLDLTAEALKNSADFNALSDYVADSGEGRWTIIDSIELGVPTPVITLATQMRFRSQQDVSYQGQMLSAMRRAFGGHAVKTIETPKQEGLVPEVQAGEHPSAAAPENIPAAATAQASPQSAAQQLGETGQNRVTGDQKGNE; via the coding sequence ATGAACATCGGCATGATCGGGCTGGGCAAGATGGGCGGGAACATGGTGCTGCGTCTCCTCCAAGGCGGGCAACAGGTGGTCGGCTACGACCGCAGCGAAGAAGCGCTGGCGAATATCGAGTCGCACGGGGCCACCGCCACACGCGATATGGACGCCTTTATCGCGGCGTTGGGCGAACCGGGAAACCGTGCCGTGTGGGTGATGGTACCTGCGGGCGAAATCACCCAGAGCGTGATCGACGACCTCGCGGGCCGCCTTGCGCCCGGCGACATCATCATCGACGGCGGTAACTCCAACTTCCACGACACGCAGCGCCGGGGCGAGGCGCTGGCGGCCAGGGGCCTGCACTTCGTGGACGTGGGCACCTCGGGCGGCGTGTGGGGCCTCAAGGAAGGCTACGCCATGATGATTGGCGGCCCTGAAGAAGCCGTCGAGCGACTGCGCCCCGTATTCGAGACTCTGGCACCCGCCAAGGACCGGGGCTGGGGCCGCATGGGACCGAGCGGGTCGGGTCACTACGTGAAGATGGTCCACAACGGCATCGAGTACGGCATGATGCAGGCCTACGCCGAGGGCTTCGAGCTGATGCAGGCGCACAAGGACTTCAACCTGGACATGGCCCAGATTGCCGAGCTGTGGCGGCACGGCAGCGTGGTCAGAAGCTGGCTGCTCGACCTGACTGCCGAGGCCCTGAAGAACTCGGCGGACTTCAACGCCCTCTCGGACTACGTGGCCGACTCGGGCGAAGGGCGCTGGACCATCATCGACTCCATCGAACTCGGGGTGCCCACCCCGGTGATTACGCTCGCCACCCAGATGCGCTTTCGCAGCCAGCAGGACGTGAGCTACCAGGGCCAGATGCTCTCGGCCATGCGCCGCGCCTTCGGGGGGCACGCGGTCAAGACCATCGAAACGCCCAAGCAAGAAGGCCTGGTGCCCGAAGTGCAGGCGGGCGAACACCCCAGCGCCGCCGCACCCGAGAACATCCCCGCTGCGGCTACCGCCCAGGCCAGCCCCCAGAGCGCCGCGCAGCAACTCGGTGAAACCGGCCAGAACCGGGTGACGGGTGACCAGAAAGGCAACGAATGA
- a CDS encoding iron transporter, protein MLLMFLGKPVGLILAYGVLGALFMPFLAITLLFILNSDRVPAEWRNKPGTNVMLGLCAVIFSYLALTELVKQVGKVLGGS, encoded by the coding sequence ATGCTGCTGATGTTCCTGGGCAAGCCGGTAGGCCTGATTCTGGCTTACGGCGTGCTGGGGGCGCTGTTCATGCCCTTTCTCGCCATCACGCTGCTGTTTATCCTCAACAGTGACCGCGTGCCCGCCGAGTGGCGCAACAAACCCGGCACCAACGTAATGCTGGGTCTGTGCGCGGTGATTTTCAGTTATCTGGCCCTGACCGAACTCGTTAAGCAAGTGGGCAAGGTGCTGGGCGGCAGCTGA
- a CDS encoding Nramp family divalent metal transporter: MTTQNLEAGAQPRWKVIGPGLLVAATGVGAADLVATLVAGSKYGYALLWTVLLGCLLKIVLVEGAGRYSLATGKTIFEGWQSLGRWATVYFGIYIVLWGFVYGAAAMSGTGIPLHALMPGLSVETWGILSALLGLALVWFGRYEVFEKFMALLVGLMFVAMVGAAIMTLPNLGDILRGLVPSIPEGSVINVLSLAGGVGGTITLAAYGYWLREKGWITPRFMNVMRLDNNVAYIVTGLFVLSTLIVGAELLYSAKIAVESGEKGLLDLSDILGQRYGGWAKYVFLVGFAAAAYSSLLGVWNGVSLMFADFVGKLRGLSSGHPDTRVGGKYYTDSD, encoded by the coding sequence ATGACAACACAAAATCTGGAGGCGGGCGCTCAGCCGCGCTGGAAAGTGATCGGGCCGGGGCTGCTGGTGGCCGCCACGGGCGTAGGGGCCGCCGACCTCGTCGCTACGCTGGTGGCGGGCAGCAAGTACGGCTACGCGCTGCTCTGGACGGTGCTGCTGGGCTGCCTGCTCAAGATCGTGCTGGTCGAAGGGGCGGGGCGCTACTCGCTGGCGACGGGCAAGACCATCTTCGAGGGCTGGCAGTCGCTGGGGCGCTGGGCCACCGTCTATTTCGGCATCTACATCGTTCTCTGGGGCTTCGTGTACGGGGCCGCCGCCATGTCGGGCACCGGGATTCCGCTGCACGCCCTGATGCCGGGCCTCAGCGTGGAAACGTGGGGCATCCTCTCGGCGCTGCTGGGGCTGGCGCTGGTGTGGTTCGGGCGCTACGAAGTGTTCGAGAAATTCATGGCGCTGCTGGTCGGGCTGATGTTCGTGGCGATGGTCGGCGCGGCCATCATGACCCTGCCCAACCTGGGCGACATCCTGCGCGGGCTGGTGCCGAGCATTCCCGAAGGCAGCGTCATCAACGTGCTCAGCCTCGCCGGGGGCGTGGGCGGCACCATCACCCTGGCGGCCTACGGCTACTGGCTGCGCGAAAAAGGCTGGATCACCCCGCGCTTCATGAACGTGATGAGGCTCGACAACAATGTGGCCTACATCGTGACGGGCCTGTTCGTCCTCTCGACGCTGATTGTGGGCGCCGAGCTGCTGTACTCGGCCAAAATCGCTGTCGAGAGCGGCGAAAAGGGCCTGCTCGACCTTTCCGACATCCTGGGGCAGCGCTACGGCGGCTGGGCCAAGTACGTGTTTCTGGTCGGATTCGCCGCCGCCGCGTACTCCTCGCTGCTGGGCGTGTGGAACGGCGTGTCGCTGATGTTCGCCGACTTCGTGGGCAAGCTGCGCGGCCTGTCCTCGGGCCACCCCGACACCCGCGTGGGCGGCAAGTATTATACGGATTCCGATTGA